Within the Pelagovum pacificum genome, the region GAGAAGCGCGCTCGACCTTTCCAGCGCTGGCGAAGAATGGGCTGCATGTTGCCGCTGTGATTGACTTGGCGCCAGGCGCGCTTGCGGCGGGCACCAATATTGAGGGCACGCTCATTGTATTCAGCCGCCTAGAGCAGGAAAGAAAGCTGGTTGGGGCGCTTCGAGGACCGGAAGACGTGGGTCCAATCGTCGCCGCTCTGAAAACAGGGCCGGTCCGAAAGCCGGGAGCAGTCTGGGCCTGGCTCTCTACGGATGACCAACGCAGCTTCATGGATCTTGAGCACGAGCGTCTGATACGCAAGTTGACGCCACGCGGACGGCACGAGCTGAGGACGATCCGCTCTATGCTTGCCGACGAACGGGTGGAGCGCGCTGACCGGCCGCTGCCGGATGATTTTCAAGGCACCGCGCTGCTGTTCATACCGGAATACGCCGGTAGCCGCGTCACGGCTGATCTGGAAGAGCAAACGGTCAAGCCGCGGTCGGTCTATCGCCTCATAATCAACGCCAAGCAGGCAAACCCACGCTTTCTCGCCCAGCTGTTGAACAGCCCATACGGTCGGCATCTCCGGAGCGGGGTCGCGAGCGGGGCTACAATCCAGCGCGTCAGCATTGATGCGCTTCTGTCTCTTGAGCTTGCGGTTCCCGATCTCGCTACACAGGAGCGGATCGCGCGCGTCGGTAGCGATATTGGTCTGCTGCAGGCTGCCTTCCGCGACATGCAAGCGACCCTGGAGCAGGACTGGGCCGGTCTTACCGATGTGGCTGAGCGGGTTGACGCACTAAAAGCGGTACTCGACATTGAACGCCGGATTGCCGACTGGTGGCGCGAGCTCCCATACCCGCTCGCCACGATATACCGGCGCTACCAAGTCTCAACGGTTTCCAAGGAACGTCTCGAGACGCTGCTTCACTTCTTTGAGATGTTCGCTGTCTACCTCGCCGCTATCGGTGCTAGCCACGTCAAGGCCCTGCGGCAGGACTGGCCAGACGTGCTTGCAAAATGGCTCCACCCAGCTGGTAGCGCCGGCATCGAGCGAGCTGATTTCGGCTTCTGGATCGGCTTAGCCGGGGCGAGCCTAAAGGATACGGCCCGGATTACGAGCGATAAGGAGTTGAGGGCGATCGCCATCGAGACCGGCGGTCCTGAGCTTGTGCAGGTTGCGAGCACACTTGGCGGCCTCGGCAAAGCCACCGAACCTCTGGATGTGGCACGGCGCTTCCGCAATAGCTGGAAAGGCCACGGTGGGCATCTGAAGGCGAGCGATGCCGAGCGCCTAGACCGCGAGCTGCAGCAGCAGGTCCGTGACCTTTACGAGGCGACTGCGTCATTGCTACGCGCCGTTCAGCTCGTCCGACCCGGGATGGCCGAGGTGACGGATACGGGCTTACGGTACAAGGTCGATCTGCTAGCAGGAAGTGACCCGACATTCGAAGTAAGGCAGGTTGAAGTCGATAGGCAGGTGAAGACTGGCGCTCTCGCTTTCTGGGGACAGAATAGCCGCACGATGTGCCGGGCTCTCCCGTTCTTCCGGCTTGGAGCGCCCCAGCAGCCCCAAGAAACCAGCTTCTACGTCTTCAACCGCGTGGAGAACGGCGGCTTCCGGTGGATCTGCTACCAGGAGGCAAGGGAGCAAGAATTTGTGGCGCAGGATGAGGAGCTGAGCGGCATTATCGCCCTCGGCAAGGGAACAGGCTGATGGTCCATCGAAGTAAGGACAATGATTGAGCGACACCGGGCGCAACGGTCATCGCTGGCACCGGTTTACGAAGCGATATGAAGGACTTCGGCCCCTCTTGCTTCCAAAGTGCTTCCAGGGGCTCCTCAAACGCAAACGCCGCCCCGGAGGGCGGCGCTCAAGCGTTTGATAACGCGAAGGAAGTTGGTTGCGGGAGTAGGATTTGAACCTACGACCTTCAGGTTATGAGCCTGACGAGCTACCGGACTGCTCCATCCCGCGCCAATTTGTGCTGATCATCGTACGAGAGATCAGAGTGTTCCTTACTAGGTTTGGCGGTGACTTACTCTCCCACGTCTTAGGACGCAGTACCATCAGCGCTACGGCACTTAACGGCTGGGTTCGGAATGGAGCCAGGTGTTTTGCTCGTGCTATTACCACCAAACCGAGAAAGGAACACGGGCGAGCGCCTTTGGCGCTCGCCGTGGTCATCAGATATCCAAGTCAATGAGGTGTGACTTCTGTCCAGCAGCAAGTGCCCTCGGGCTGCCTTGCTTCTACTGGATCAAATCAAGCCTATCGGACAATTAGTACCGGTCAACTGAACGCCTCACAGCGCTTACATCTCCGGCCTATCGACGTAGTGGTCTACTACGGTCCTCAGGGATACCTTGTTTTGAGGGGGGCTTCCCGCTTAGATGCCTTCAGCGGTTATCCTTTCCGATCATAGCTACCCAGCACTGCCGTTGGCACGACAACTGGTCCACCAGTGGATCGTTCACCCCGGTCCTCTCGTACTAGGGGCAACTTCTCTCAAGTATCCTACACCCACGGCAGATAGGGACCGAACTGTCTCACGACGTTCTAAACCCAGCTCACGTACCTCTTTAAACGGCGAACAGCCGTACCCTTGGGACGTGCTTCAGCCCCAGGATGAGATGAGCCGACATCGAGGTGCCAAACGGTGCCGTCGATATGGACTCTTGGGCACCATCAGCCTGTTATCCCCGGCGTACCTTTTATCCGTTGAGCGATGGCCCTTCCACTCGGGACCACCGGATCACTATGGCCGTCTTTCGACTCTGCTCGACTTGTCAGTCTTGCAGTCAGGCTGGCTTCTGCCATTGCACTCAACGAGCGATTTCCGACCGCTCTGAGCCAACCTTCGCGCGCCTCCGTTACTGTTTGGGAGGCGACCGCCCCAGTCAAACTACCCACCACACAGGGTCCCGGAACCGGATAACGGTCCGCGGTTAGACATCAAGCAAAGCAAGGGTGGTATCTCAAGGATGGCTCCACAGCGACTGGCGTCACTGCTTCAAAGCCTACCACCTATCCTGCACATGCTTGGCCTGATGCCAGTGTGAAGTTGTAGTAAAGGTGCACGGGGTCTTTCCGTCTAACCGCGGGAAGCCTGCATCTTGACAGGCAATTCAATTTCGCTGAGTCGACGTTGGAGACAGCGGGGAAGTCGTTACGCCATTCGTGCAGGTCGGAACTTACCCGACAAGGAATTTCGCTACCTTAGGACCGTTATAGTTACGGCCGCCGTTTACCGGGGCTTCAATTCAAGGCTTGCACCTCTCCTTTTAACCTTCCGGCACCGGGCAGGCGTCAGACCCTATACGTCGTCTTGCGACTTCGCAGAGCCCTGTGTTTTTAGTAAACAGTCGCCACCCCCTGGTTTGTGCCCCCAGCCAATACTTGCGTAGAAACTGGGCCTCCTTCTCGCGAACTTACGGAGGTATTTTGCCGAGTTCCTTCAACGTCGTTCTCTCAAGCGCCTTGGTATTCTCTACCAGTCCACCTGTGTCGGTTTAGGGTACGATCTTATAGTAGGGCTATTTCCAGGGACCGCTAAGCTGCCAGTTCAATCCGATAAGGACTGACAACCCTCGCAATCCGTCACCTCTACATGGCCCAGGAATATTAACCTGGTTCCCATCGACTACGCCTTTCGGCCTCGCCTTAGGGGTCGGCTTACCCTGCTCAGATTAGCTTTAAGCAGGAACCCTTGGACTTTCGGCGACAGGGTCTCTCACCCTGTTTGTCGCTACTCATGTCATCATTCTCGCTAGTGATCTCTCCACCCGATGGCTCACGCCCGGGCTTCACAGAAAACTCCGCGTCTCCAACCCGCCCCGAAGGACGGTAAGGAGACATGGAATTATGTCACACTACGCTCTGCTACCACTGCTTGCGCAGTCCTAAGCTTCGGCTCGTGGCTTGAGCCCCGTTACATCTTCGCCGCAGGACAACTTATTTAGACCAGTGAGCTGTTACGCTATCTTTAAAGGATGGCTGCTTCTAAGCCAACCTCCTGGTTGTTTTGGTCGTCCCACCTGCTTTCCCACTTAGCCACGAATTGGGGGCCTTAGCTGTAGGTCAGGGTTGTTTCCCTCTCCACGACGGACGTTAGCACCCGCCGTGTGTCTGCCATCTAGTACTCCTCGGTATTCGGAGTTTGGTTAGGATCAGTAAGCCTGTGGGGCCCCATTACCCATCCAGTGCTCTACCCCCGAGGGTATTCGGATGACGCTCTACCTAAATAGATTTCGCAGAGAACCAGCTATCTCCGAGTTTGATTGGCCTTTCACCCCTAGGCACAACTCATCCCGACCTTTTTCAACAGGTGTGGGTTCGGACCTCCAGTAAGTGTTACCTTACCTTCATCCTGGTCATGCCTAGATCACTCGGTTTCGGGTCTGATCCCACAAACTCAATCGCCCTATTAAGACTCGCTTTCGCTGCGCCTACACCTAACGGCTTAAGCTTGCTTGTGAGACCAAGTCGATGACCCATTATACAAAAGGTACGCCGTCAGCTCTCGAGGAGCCTCCGACTGATTGTAGGCGTTCGGTTTCAGGTACTGTTTCACTCCCCTCGTCGGGGTGCTTTTCACCTTTCCCTCACGGTACTGGTTCGCTATCGGTCAGTAAGGAGTACTTAGCCTTCGAGGGTGGTCCCCCGATCTTCAGACAGGATTTCACGTGTCCCGCCCTACTTAATACGTATCTCAGAGCTTCCTGTACGGGGCTGTCACCCGCTATGGCCAGACTTTCCAATCTGTTCCAGTCACTCATCGATCTCGGCTGGTCCCCGTTCGCTCGCCGCTACTAGGGGAGTATCTGTTGATTTCCTTTCCTCCGGGTACTTAGATGTTTCAGTTCCCCGGGTTTGCTCTAAAAACCCTATATATTCAGATCTTTAGTACCTGTTTCAGCCCGTTATAAGCTGCCGCGAGCGGCAATTATAACAAACTGTCAGGTGGGTTGCCCCATTCGGAGATCCATGGATCAAAGCTTATTCTCAGCTCCCCATGGCTTATCGCAGAGTATCACGTCCTTCATCGCCTCTTACTGCCAAGGCATCCACCAAACGCCCTTTTCGCGCTTGATCTGATCCAGAAGAAGCAAGGCCTCTCCTGATCAGAAGTCATACTTTCCCGGCCCGACCTGGTTCGTGTCGGACCATTTGGTTAGTGTACTTGACTTGGACAAAATTGCTTTTACGGCTCGAAGCCGTTGGTCATCCCTCACTCGGGCGACCAGCAATTCTGATGTTGATCTCTCTATACGATGTCAATTCGTCCGATTGGACGGCAAAGCCAGTTGGCTTGACGGTCCAATCATCAGTGATGGTGGGTCGAGGAGGACTTGAACCTCCGACCTCACGCTTATCAGGCGTGCGCTCTAACCACCTGAGCTACCGACCCATCTGGTGGAGCGTATCGGGATCGAACCGATGACCCTCTGCTTGCAAAGCAGATGCTCTCCCAGCTGAGCTAACGCCCCGTGGTGCTTTTCGCTGCTGCGAAACCACTATTCTGAAGAGATATGAGGACGGCCTGGTCCGTATGATGTGCTCGGTGACTAAACCGAGCTTGCTAAGTGTTTCACGAGTGATGCGAACATCGCTGCTAGAAACATCCTTAGAAAGGAGGTGATCCAGCCGCAGGTTCCCCTACGGCTACCTTGTTACGACTTCACCCCAGTCGCTGATCCTACCGTGGTTGGCTGCCTCCAATAAAGGTTGGCGCACCACCTTCGGGTAGAACCAACTCCCATGGTGTGACGGGCGGTGTGTACAAGGCCCGGGAACGTATTCACCGCGTCATGCTGTTACGCGATTACTAGCGATTCCGACTTCATGGGGTCGAGTTGCAGACCCCAATCCGAACTGAGATAGCTTTTTGAGATTAACTCTCTGTCACTACCATTGTAGCACGTGTGTAGCCCAACCCGTAAGGGCCATGAGGACTTGACGTCATCCACACCTTCCTCCCGCTTATCACGGGCAGTTCCCCTAGAGTGCCCAACTGAATGCTGGCAACTAAGGGTGTGGGTTGCGCTCGTTGCCGGACTTAACCGAACATCTCACGACACGAGCTGACGACAGCCATGCAGCACCTGTCACTAGGCCCCGAAGGGAAGACACATCTCTGTGACGGTCCTAGGATGTCAAGGGTTGGTAAGGTTCTGCGCGTTGCTTCGAATTAAACCACATGCTCCACCGCTTGTGCGGGCCCCCGTCAATTCCTTTGAGTTTTAATCTTGCGACCGTACTCCCCAGGCGGAATGCTTAATCCGTTAGGTGTGTCACCAAAGGGCAAGCCCCCTGACGACTGGCATTCATCGTTTACGGCGTGGACTACCAGGGTATCTAATCCTGTTTGCTCCCCACGCTTTCGCACCTCAGCGTCAGTATCGAGCCAGTGAGCCGCCTTCGCCACTGGTGTTCCTCCGAATATCTACGAATTTCACCTCTACACTCGGAATTCCACTCACCTCTCTCGAACTCAAGACTACCAGTATCAAGGGCAGTTCCGGGGTTGAGCCCCGGGATTTCACCCCTGACTTAATAGTCCGCCTACGTGCGCTTTACGCCCAGTAATTCCGAACAACGCTAACCCCCTCCGTATTACCGCGGCTGCTGGCACGGAGTTAGCCGGGGTTTCTTTACTGGGTACAGTCATTATCTTCCCCAGCGAAAGAGCTTTACGACCCTAAGGCCTTCATCACTCACGCGGCATGGCTAGATCAGGCTTGCGCCCATTGTCTAAGATTCCCCACTGCTGCCTCCCGTAGGAGTCTGGGCCGTGTCTCAGTCCCAGTGTGGCTGATCATCCTCTAAAACCAGCTACTGATCGTAGACTTGGTAGGCCATTACCCCACCAACTATCTAATCAGACGCGGGCCGATCCTTCACCGATAAATCTTTCCCCCGAAGGGCGTATGCGGTATTACTCTCAGTTTCCCGAGGCTATTCCGCAGTGAAGGGCACGTTCCCACGCGTTACTCACCCGTCCGCCGCTCACCCGAAGGTGCGCTCGACTTGCATGTGTTAAGCCTGCCGCCAGCGTTCGTTCTGAGCCAGGATCAAACTCTCAAGTTGAAAACCGATTACTCGGTTGTCCTTGACGTTCGAACCTCTGCACATCATCCCGGCCGGCTAAGACCGGGATAGTCTCTGTTTGCTGTGCTTCAGTACCAAAGGCACCGAAGACCGACAAACAGTGAAGCTGACACTCTCATCATCGCCCGAAGGCTAGAGAGCCGATATGCTAGAAGTCTGATCCATCGAATGAACCAAACCGCCCACATATCTCTTCAGATACTTGCGATTTCAAAGAGCGTAGAGGCAAAAAGTGACAGTGTGCGCCCTAACTTTTCGGCGCGCCCCGCCTCGATTACCTCTGGTTTTCTTCTGCGTCTCGTCGGCCCCGGCTTCCGCCGCCGCCCCGTCTGGCGCCCCGTCAGCGCCTCAGCGCCGCCGGTGAAGGGGTATCTACGGTTTACCGACCTACCCCGCAAGTGGTTTTTTCAGAAAAATTCAAAGCACCTCTGCTCCAAGGAAAATGTCCGCGCAGAGCCATGTTTTAAAGGACTTTTTCTGCTCGCCTGCCCTTCGGCATGCCTCGCGCAGGCGCCCTGCCCTGTTCCGGAGCCTGATTTTAGAGCCCTCGCGCAGAGGTTTCTTCACCCGACTCGATTCCGCCTGGCTGACGTGCTCCGGCGAAAATGGAGCGTGATCGTAGGTTGCCGTCACAAGTCTTCCGGTCTTCGGGCATGAAGTAGAAATGGCGGTCAACGCGACGAGAGACGCAATCGTCCTGACGGCGGGATGGATACGCCATTGTCCCCTTCGTAGCAGCGACGTCGATTTACTGCTTCAGCCCCTCCAGTCTCGGAACGGTCGCGCTCCGAGACACGAATGCGCTGGCACGAGCGATCAGCGGGGTGCTCGTGCGATCAGTTCGCGCAATCTTCGGAAGACGGCAGGATCTCGGCGCAGCCCATCATGTTCATAGGTATTCGTAACCCAGGTGCGGCAGTCGCCAAGCGATGCTGCCGTGGCCAGTGAGAGCTCCGCGTCAACATACATGTCGTCATGGTAGATGACGGCGGCCACCGGCACCTCGGCTGAGGCCAGTCGTTCCAGATCGTAGAGTTTCCGATGAAGCGGCCGCTGCGCCAGAGCTTCAGCAGCGGCACGGAATGGTCGCAACGCGCGGATTTCCTCGAACATCCAGGGGAACATCATCTCGCCGGTAAAGCAGAGCGGACGCGCGGCAGGGTCAACCTGCGGAACAGCTTCCCGTTGGCGCTCGGCCGCCCAGCCCGTGATGGCGCCGTTCTGGGCATAGATACTTTCCTGCAGCGTCACGAACAGCGGATTTCCCGAGAAGGAGGTCAACGCCATGACCTGCGACAGAAATGTTTCCGAAAGCCCGGTCGGCGCGAAGGAATCGAAGGCCTCATCCATCGCCCACATGACATTCTCGAAGCCCGGCGCCATGCCGAAATCCAACCCAAGCAACTGAAAACGCCGTACAGATAGCCGGTCGCCGTCGGGCAGCTGCGGTTCATGCGTGGCAATCAAGTCTGCAATCCGCCCTGCCCGCTCGACGGCGTCAGGATAGCGGCGGCTGAACCGCTCGTTCTTGGCCAGGACACGCGGATAGGTTCGGCGATAGACATCGTCCGCCGTGGCCTCGATCCCGGCAAGTCCTCCGGTGACGAAGCACTCCGTCAGCGCGTCCGGCGCGACAGACAGGTAATGCAGGGTCAGGAATCCACCGTAACTCTGTCCAAGCGTCGACCATCGCCGACCACCGTAGATGTCTTTCCGGATCTGCTCACAGTCGCGTACGATCGAGTCGGTCGAGAAGCTGGCGAGGTAGTCCGCTCCCTCAGGGCCTGACATGGCGCCCATTCGAGCACCCGTCACAGGACTGGAGCGCCCGGTGCCCCGCTGATCGAGAAGCAGCACGCGATAGTGTTTCATCGCCTCGTATAACCAGGGCGGGTCGCCAATACCGGGCCGCGGAGCCTTGCCCCCTGGCCCCCCCTGCAGAAACAGCAGCAGCGGCAGATCTTCGGAGACCCGCTCCGGATCGCAGGCTTCGCGCAAGAATACCTGAATCGTTTCGCCCTCGGGGTCCGACCAGTCGCGCGGCAGATCAATCTCGACTTCGGTCAGCGCGACGCCCGGGCCACGGCGGGTGGGACCACGACGGATGCTCATGCTGCTTTTCCTCTCCAGATTGAGCCGGCCCTCATCCCAGCGCTCGAGTGCTCTTGGCGTCGAAAAGCATGGCGCGGTTCATATCCAGATGAAGTGTCGCCTCGCTACCGCTGGCAGGAAACTGGTCGGCTCCGAGCCGCGCACAGAGCAGTGTCTCGCCCAAGCTACCATACGCGAGGGTCTCGATGCCGAGCGGCTCGACCTCGTCGAGCACGACCGAGAGCGGCACTGAGTGATCGCCGTTCGGAGAAAGCGAGATGGCTTCGGGCCGAATGCCCAGCACCACCTCGGCCGTCGGCGCAGCGGCAAGCCCCGCCTTAACCGCACCAGAAAGGGGCAGCGTCTGCCCCGTCTCCAGTTCAATTCCGACCCGGTCGCCTGAGCCACTGAGCCGCCCCGGCAACAGGTTCATCGGTGGCGAACCGATGAAGCCCGCGACAAACGTCGTTTGCGGGCGCTCGTAGAGATCGAGAGGCCGTCCCACCTGTTCGATATGCCCCCCATTCATCACGACGACACGGTCAGCCATGGTCATCGCCTCGGTCTGATCGTGAGTCACATATACTGTCGTCGTGGGCAGGATCCGCTGGAGGCGTTTGATTTCCGAGCGCATCTGGACGCGCAGCTTGGCATCGAGGTTCGACAGCGGCTCATCGAAAAGGAACACCTTGGGCTCGCGCACGATGGCACGGCCCATGGCCACCCGCTGTCGCTGTCCCCCCGACAGCTGGCTGGGGCGGCGGTCTAGCAAGTTGGTGATGCGCAGGGTTTCAGCTGCTTGAGAGACTTTCTCAGAGACCTCGCCCTTCGGGGTCCCACGCTGCTGCAAACAGAATGCAAGATTTTCTCCCACGGACATATGCGGGTAAAGCGCGTAGTTCTGGAACACCATGGCGATGTCGCGGCGGCCCGGAGCGACCCGATTGACCACCTTGTCGTCAATCCGGATGCGGCCGCCGGAGATATGCTCAAGCCCCGCCACCATCCGCAGCGTCGTGGACTTGCCACAGCCCGATGGCCCAACGAAAACAACGAACTCCTTGTCCTCGATCTCCAGGTTGATGCCATGCACGACCCGAGTCGAGCCGTACATCTTGATCAGGTTCTCCAACTGAAGTGTCGCCATGGCTTCAGCGCTCCATCATCCAGACCAGCATGCCGCCGGCCTCGCGGTTGGCCCACAAGTGGTAGGGCACCGCCGTGAAAGTCGCAGGCACCTCACGTGGGGGCGTGCGGGAATAGAGCTGGCCGTCCCAGCCTCCGCTGTCGATTGACCGGGCCGGTCCATGTAGCACCGTGGCGCCGCCCAGAAGATCAGACCGGAAGTCGGCTTCGATTGCGTCTTCGGAGGAAAGCACGAGCCGCTGAGGGGCGATGCCGTTGTCGACCTCTTCCACGCAGTAGACGACGGGACCTCGCTTCAGCGCGACCCGGCCGGCATTCTCCGTCGCATCGGGATGGGCGTAGAGACGTTCGACCGGCATCGGAAGTTGCAGTTTAACGGTGTCGCCCGGCGACCAGGTGCGGGCGATGCGCGCGTAGCCGTTCGTCGTCACAGGGCCGAGCGCGACCTCTTCCCCGTTGACCGTCACGCTCGGGGTGCGGCACCAGCCGGGAATGCGCAGACAAAGGCCAAACTCGACAGGCTCTTCGGGATCGACTTGAAGCGTGATCTCCGCGTCCCACGGATAGTTGGTCGTCTGGCGCAACTGCACGTCGCGCGCGCCGACAGTAACCGTTGCCGCATTCTCCGAATACAGATGCACCGCGATTTCGGTCTCGGTCGTGCTGTAGTGGTAGGAGCCGATCGAGGCGATGAAGCGCGCGATGTTCGTGGGGCAGCACGGGCAATAGTGCCATTTCCAGCGGCGGTGCTGGCCGTGGCTCTCCAACGGGTTCTCGTAGAAGTAATGTTCGCCGTCGCGGGCGATACCCGACAGCGCGCCATTGTAGGCAACCAACTCGAGGATGTCGGTATAGCGCGCATCCAGCCGCGTCTGGGCCATGCGATAGGTCCAGAAACCCAGCGCGACAGAGGCACAGGTCTCTGCATAGGCCGTCTCGTTCGGGAGATCGAATTCCCGGGTGAAGCCCTCGTTGTCCTTCGAAGAACCGATGCCACCTGTCACATACAGCAACTTGGACGTCAGGTGATCGAAGAGCTTTTCGAGTGCGTCGCGGAGGCTGTCGTCGGCAGTCTCGTGCGCAAGGTCGGTCATCGCGGCAAAGAGATAGGTGGCACGAACGGCGTGGCCTTCGACCTCTTCCTGTTCTCGTACCGGCTTGTGGGCCTGGCTGTAGGCGTAAGTCTCAAAGATATAGTCGTCTGGTTCCTCGCCCCGCGCCCGCGCCTCTGCGTCGTAATATGAGGGTGTTTGCCCGCGCTCATCGACGAAGTAGGAGGCCTGCTTGAGGTACTTCTCTTCCCCCGTCAGCCGATAGAGCTTGATCAGGGCGATCTCGATCTCTTCGTGGGCGTCATAGCCGCGCAGCTTGCCTTCCTCGGTGCCGAAGGTGTCGATGATATGCTCGACGCAGCGGATCATCACCTCCAGGAAACGGCGCTTGCCAGTGGCCTCGAAGTAGGCGATCGCGCCTTCCAGCAAGTGCCCCATCGAGTACATCTCGTGCAGGTCGCGCAGGTTCGTCCAACGGTTCTCGGGCTCGCGCCGGATGAACCACGAATTCAGATAGCCGTCGGGCAGTTGCCCCTCTTCGAGACGAGCGACGATACCGTCGATCTTTTCTTCGATGTCCGGGTCGCGGCGGTACTTCAGCATGTAGGACGCCGCTTCGATCCACTTGCCGAAATCGCTGTCGAAGAAGTGCTGCATCGACAGGCCGGACGGCTGGATCGGCCGGGCCAGCGGACCGGGCGGCGACTTGAAGTCCAGCACTTCGAGGAATTTCTCTTCGTCCAGCCGCTTGTACTGCGTGGGCACGGTCACGTCGCGTACCGTGTCGTGCCAGCTCTTCCAGAAGCCACTCTCAAAGCTGACCTTGGCGTGGTCGACCGGCACGTGACGGGAGTCGGCCCGCTGGGGCCTGACATGATTATTCATCTGGTTCACCTATTTGACGGCGCCGGCGACAAGGCCGCGCACATAGTAGCGTTGAAGGGCGAGGAAGAGCAGGATGCAGGGCACCATGGTCAGCGTGATGCCGGCCTGCAGTGCGCCCCAATCGATCAGACCTCGGATGCCCGTTGTGACGTTTACCAGCATGACTGGCAGTGAGAATTTCTCTTCCTGGCTAAGGAAGATCAGCGCTGCGAGAAACTCGTTCCAAGAATTGAGGAACGCGAACATCGCAACGGTTGCCACGCCCGGCAGCGCCAGCGGCAGTGTGATCCGCCGCATCAGCGACCACTGGCTGGCACCGTCGATTCTGGCGCTTTCGATCAGGGCCTTCGGCACCGCGTCGAAGGCGTTGCGCATCATGAAGATCGAGAAGGGCAACTGAAAAGTTACGTAGACCAGCACCAGACCGTTGAGCGTGTTGGCCAGCCTCAGCTTCACGAGGATCAGGAAGAGCGGCGTCAGGATCGACTGGAACGGGATCATCATCGTCGCCAGGATCGCGATGAAGAGGACATTCTGCCCCGGGAAGCGGAACTTGGAGAAGCCATAGCCCGCCGGCACCGAAATCAGCAGCGTCACGACCACCGTCCCGACCGCAAGGTAGAGCGAGTTGCCAACGAAGCTGAGCACCCCGTCCCCCACCGTATCGAGGTTCCGGTAGTTCTGGAGGGAGAAGTTCTCCGGGATCAGCCGGGCGGGGTTGGACAGCGTCTCGGCCGGAAGCTTGAAGGAGTTCGAGATCGACCAGACGATCGGCATCAGGAAGATGGCCGCGATGAAGAAGCCGGCTATGATGTAGATAGCCCGCCACAGGTAGTCCGTCGCCGGCACCGGGTTCAACTCGCCTGCATCGTCGTTGAGGGTTGCGTCAGTCATGGCGTCATTCCTGCGTGTTGCGGAAGTTGAGGATCGCCATCTGCGTCGCGCTGATCGCCACCAGGATTATCAGCAACACCATCGACATCGCAGACCCGTAGCCGAGCCTGTAGGACGAGAAGCTCTCCAGATAGATCGAGAATACCGCCGTCACCGTCGAGTTGCGCGGCCCACCCTGAGTGATCACGAAGAACTGGTCGAAGGCCAGCATCGACCAGGTCACATTCAACACCAGGGCAAGGATGATTGCGTTGCGCATCAGCGGCAGTGTCACCCGGAAAAACCGGGAGATCGGCCCTGCCCCGTCGATCTTCGCCGCCTCGATCACGTCGTCGGAAACGGATTGCAGGCCGGTCAGCAGTATCACCATGGTGAACCCCGCCTGCTTCCAGACG harbors:
- a CDS encoding ABC transporter ATP-binding protein, with protein sequence MATLQLENLIKMYGSTRVVHGINLEIEDKEFVVFVGPSGCGKSTTLRMVAGLEHISGGRIRIDDKVVNRVAPGRRDIAMVFQNYALYPHMSVGENLAFCLQQRGTPKGEVSEKVSQAAETLRITNLLDRRPSQLSGGQRQRVAMGRAIVREPKVFLFDEPLSNLDAKLRVQMRSEIKRLQRILPTTTVYVTHDQTEAMTMADRVVVMNGGHIEQVGRPLDLYERPQTTFVAGFIGSPPMNLLPGRLSGSGDRVGIELETGQTLPLSGAVKAGLAAAPTAEVVLGIRPEAISLSPNGDHSVPLSVVLDEVEPLGIETLAYGSLGETLLCARLGADQFPASGSEATLHLDMNRAMLFDAKSTRALG
- a CDS encoding restriction endonuclease subunit S domain-containing protein is translated as MAKLARKKTMGDDVNHEAAQRKLRALIDTARVSGRIVNPVEIASHAREAGLDLPESLTVVRKYAGHNFGSADSALEEALAFFVCSLASSEKASRVLEYTADDRLRVAELTATDGSEISVFSRDAQFADVLNVLLADTSASVSVGIPVPAAKAQFDTIICAPPIGLRSNGGDGFGSEVVSALAPTLSDDGLLCWITARGVLASREARSTFPALAKNGLHVAAVIDLAPGALAAGTNIEGTLIVFSRLEQERKLVGALRGPEDVGPIVAALKTGPVRKPGAVWAWLSTDDQRSFMDLEHERLIRKLTPRGRHELRTIRSMLADERVERADRPLPDDFQGTALLFIPEYAGSRVTADLEEQTVKPRSVYRLIINAKQANPRFLAQLLNSPYGRHLRSGVASGATIQRVSIDALLSLELAVPDLATQERIARVGSDIGLLQAAFRDMQATLEQDWAGLTDVAERVDALKAVLDIERRIADWWRELPYPLATIYRRYQVSTVSKERLETLLHFFEMFAVYLAAIGASHVKALRQDWPDVLAKWLHPAGSAGIERADFGFWIGLAGASLKDTARITSDKELRAIAIETGGPELVQVASTLGGLGKATEPLDVARRFRNSWKGHGGHLKASDAERLDRELQQQVRDLYEATASLLRAVQLVRPGMAEVTDTGLRYKVDLLAGSDPTFEVRQVEVDRQVKTGALAFWGQNSRTMCRALPFFRLGAPQQPQETSFYVFNRVENGGFRWICYQEAREQEFVAQDEELSGIIALGKGTG
- a CDS encoding alpha/beta fold hydrolase, which translates into the protein MSIRRGPTRRGPGVALTEVEIDLPRDWSDPEGETIQVFLREACDPERVSEDLPLLLFLQGGPGGKAPRPGIGDPPWLYEAMKHYRVLLLDQRGTGRSSPVTGARMGAMSGPEGADYLASFSTDSIVRDCEQIRKDIYGGRRWSTLGQSYGGFLTLHYLSVAPDALTECFVTGGLAGIEATADDVYRRTYPRVLAKNERFSRRYPDAVERAGRIADLIATHEPQLPDGDRLSVRRFQLLGLDFGMAPGFENVMWAMDEAFDSFAPTGLSETFLSQVMALTSFSGNPLFVTLQESIYAQNGAITGWAAERQREAVPQVDPAARPLCFTGEMMFPWMFEEIRALRPFRAAAEALAQRPLHRKLYDLERLASAEVPVAAVIYHDDMYVDAELSLATAASLGDCRTWVTNTYEHDGLRRDPAVFRRLRELIARAPR
- a CDS encoding glycoside hydrolase family 127 protein; protein product: MNNHVRPQRADSRHVPVDHAKVSFESGFWKSWHDTVRDVTVPTQYKRLDEEKFLEVLDFKSPPGPLARPIQPSGLSMQHFFDSDFGKWIEAASYMLKYRRDPDIEEKIDGIVARLEEGQLPDGYLNSWFIRREPENRWTNLRDLHEMYSMGHLLEGAIAYFEATGKRRFLEVMIRCVEHIIDTFGTEEGKLRGYDAHEEIEIALIKLYRLTGEEKYLKQASYFVDERGQTPSYYDAEARARGEEPDDYIFETYAYSQAHKPVREQEEVEGHAVRATYLFAAMTDLAHETADDSLRDALEKLFDHLTSKLLYVTGGIGSSKDNEGFTREFDLPNETAYAETCASVALGFWTYRMAQTRLDARYTDILELVAYNGALSGIARDGEHYFYENPLESHGQHRRWKWHYCPCCPTNIARFIASIGSYHYSTTETEIAVHLYSENAATVTVGARDVQLRQTTNYPWDAEITLQVDPEEPVEFGLCLRIPGWCRTPSVTVNGEEVALGPVTTNGYARIARTWSPGDTVKLQLPMPVERLYAHPDATENAGRVALKRGPVVYCVEEVDNGIAPQRLVLSSEDAIEADFRSDLLGGATVLHGPARSIDSGGWDGQLYSRTPPREVPATFTAVPYHLWANREAGGMLVWMMER